In Pseudomonas alcaliphila JAB1, a single window of DNA contains:
- a CDS encoding IS4 family transposase: MFSPIRLSHLLKFIPRAAFNAAVKQAQADRYAKKVSSWDLLVTLLLGQLTQARSLRSLAVTSQSLQPHSYHLNANSLSRSTLSDALQKRSCEPLKAVCQLLLAQVGRKQRRSMAPMISLIDSTCITLRGPRFDDWTLATKTRITQGLKIHVGLDAQQLAPTYVNVTPANINDLSDALQMPIESGVTYVFDKGYCDYNWWHHIDQAGSIFVTRLKKNANVACIGTLSAPELDIESDEVIRFNKKILNTKRPNHYFGQDVRRIRISRDSDKSDLILVTNDFKRSAQEIAALYKQRWQIELFFKWIKQHLKLKHYFGCSENAVRLQIYSALLAFLLLHAYRRQSGAAGSIYEFATHLAYSLFERPAAMLKADERRRNQAQCRIAMGSLQL; encoded by the coding sequence ATGTTTTCGCCAATTCGCCTTTCCCACCTCCTGAAATTCATTCCAAGAGCGGCCTTTAACGCCGCGGTCAAGCAGGCTCAGGCTGACCGATATGCCAAGAAGGTCAGCTCATGGGATCTGTTGGTTACGCTGCTTCTCGGGCAGTTGACTCAGGCTAGAAGCCTGCGCTCGCTCGCGGTGACGTCGCAGTCATTGCAACCCCATAGCTACCATCTCAATGCCAACAGCCTGAGTCGTTCGACGCTCAGCGATGCCTTGCAAAAGCGCTCGTGCGAACCGTTGAAAGCGGTATGCCAGTTGCTGCTGGCCCAGGTTGGACGTAAGCAGAGACGCTCGATGGCGCCGATGATCAGCTTGATCGACTCGACCTGCATTACCTTACGCGGCCCTAGGTTCGATGACTGGACTCTTGCCACCAAGACGCGGATCACTCAAGGGCTAAAGATCCATGTCGGGCTGGATGCTCAGCAGCTCGCACCGACTTACGTGAATGTCACACCCGCCAACATCAACGACCTGAGCGATGCGCTGCAAATGCCTATCGAGTCGGGAGTTACCTACGTGTTCGACAAGGGCTACTGCGACTACAACTGGTGGCACCACATCGATCAGGCGGGTTCGATCTTTGTCACCCGGCTGAAGAAAAATGCCAATGTGGCGTGTATCGGAACGCTGTCAGCACCTGAACTCGATATTGAGTCTGACGAAGTGATTCGCTTCAACAAGAAAATTCTCAATACCAAACGTCCCAATCACTACTTCGGGCAGGACGTGCGTCGTATCCGGATCAGCCGTGACAGCGACAAATCCGACCTGATCCTGGTCACCAATGACTTCAAACGCAGCGCTCAGGAAATCGCTGCACTCTACAAGCAGCGCTGGCAAATCGAACTGTTCTTCAAATGGATCAAGCAGCATCTGAAGCTAAAACACTACTTCGGCTGTTCGGAAAATGCCGTGCGCCTGCAGATCTACAGTGCTCTGCTTGCGTTTCTCTTGCTGCATGCTTACCGGCGGCAATCAGGTGCTGCCGGTAGCATTTACGAGTTCGCCACTCACCTTGCATACAGCCTATTCGAGCGGCCTGCAGCAATGCTCAAAGCCGATGAGCGAAGGCGTAACCAAGCGCAATGCAGGATTGCTATGGGAAGCCTTCAGCTATGA
- a CDS encoding DUF1289 domain-containing protein: MAKDIENPCVSLCQLNSELCVSCGRTREEIRKWRGMKRPEKMATVQKAAARMKAIAKKKGKS; the protein is encoded by the coding sequence GTGGCCAAGGACATTGAGAATCCCTGCGTGTCGCTGTGTCAGCTCAACAGCGAGCTGTGCGTCAGTTGCGGGCGCACGCGTGAGGAAATCCGCAAATGGCGGGGCATGAAACGGCCCGAGAAGATGGCTACCGTGCAGAAGGCCGCGGCGCGGATGAAGGCGATTGCCAAGAAGAAGGGCAAAAGCTAG